A stretch of the Nicotiana tabacum cultivar K326 chromosome 6, ASM71507v2, whole genome shotgun sequence genome encodes the following:
- the LOC107819030 gene encoding uncharacterized protein LOC107819030, which translates to MGELKIGRGLNQKLGLIRAGDTRWGSHFKSFGNFIRMFGSTVVVLDTFVEDACTLDDRAKASGYLEAFQTYKVAFLLHLMTDILGITNELNVSLQKNSKSANAILLVQVAKKRLQTLRRDDEWGLFVDKVSIFCIKHDILVPNFDDLYVNSGRSRRKPADYTAFHHYRVDVFCKVLDWQVQELNDRFNEVTTDLLHGVACLNPIDPFSSFDIRKIMKMVELYPDDFDEFRMSALENQLASYIIDVRDFDEKFSNLNGLSDLSKRLVKNFINLG; encoded by the coding sequence ATGGGTGAACTAAAAATAGGTAGAGGCTTGAATCAAAAACTTGGTCTCATTAGAGCCGGTGATACTCGTTGGGGATCCCACTTCAAGTCATTTGGAAACTTTATTCGTATGTTTGGTTCTACTGTTGTTGTTCTTGATACTTTTGTTGAAGATGCATGTACTTTAGATGATAGAGCTAAGGCATCGGGATATCTCGAAGCTTTTCAAACATATAAGGTTGCTTTCTTGTTGCATTTAATGACAGATATTTTGGGAATCACAAATGAGTTGAATGTATCCTTACAAAAAAATAGCAAGAGTGCAAATGCCATACTACTTGTTCAAGTAGCAAAGAAAAGATTGCAAACTTTAAGGAGGGATGATGAATGGGGTTTGTTTGTTGATAAAGTATCTATATTTTGTATCAAGCATGATATTTTGGTGCCTAATTTTGATGATCTATATGTTAACTCTGGAAGATCACGGCGAAAACCTGCTGACTATACTGCCTTTCATCATTATCGTGTTGATGTGTTTTGTAAAGTTCTTGATTGGCAAGTTCAAGAACTTAATGATCGTTTTAACGAAGTGACGACCGATTTGCTTCATGGAGTTGCTTGTTTGAATCCAATTGACCCATTTTCAAGTTTTGATATCAGAAAAATAATGAAGATGGTTGAATTGTATCCTGATGACTTTGATGAATTTAGGATGAGTGCTCTTGAGAATCAGCTTGCGAGTTACATTATTGATGTTCGTGATTTTGATGAAAAGTTCTCCAATCTAAATGGGCTTTCTGATCTTTCAAAAAGATTAgttaagaatttcataaatttgggttga
- the LOC107819031 gene encoding uncharacterized protein LOC107819031, translated as MTSSDIQKEIVTACKIETIKATIEDLNGDYFALLVDESLDVSRKEQMAIVLRYVEKKGSVMERFIGIIHVRDTSTLSLKKVIIDVLIHHSLSLSSIRGQCYDVVSNMQDDIKGLKKLIKQESRLAHSIHCFAHQLQLTLVAVSKKCVQVGELVLLVSNILNVLGDSFKRVDEFRDSQNEKL; from the coding sequence ATGACTTCTTCAGATATTCAAAAAGAAATTGTGACCGCATGTAAGATAGAAACTATTAAGGCTACAATAGAGGACCTAAATGGTGACTACTTTGCTTTATTAGTTGATGAGTCTTTAGACGTGTCACGCAAAGAGCAAATGGCTATTGTTTTACGGTATGTCGAAAAAAAAGGAAGTGTGATGGAGAGGTTTATTGGCATTATTCATGTTCGAGATACTAGTACTTTATCTCTAAAGAAAGTAATTATCGATGTACTTATTCATCATTCTTTAAGTTTATCTTCTATACGTGGACAATGTTATGATGTGGTAAGCAATATGCAAGATGATATTAAAGGTCTTAAGAAGTTGATTAAACAAGAAAGTAGATTGGCTCATTCTATTCATTGTTTTGCACATCAACTTCAACTGACTCTTGTTGCGGTTTCTAAGAAGTGTGTTCAAGTAGGTGAACTTGTATTATTGGTTTCAAATATTTTGAATGTGTTGGGAGATTCTTTTAAACGTGTGGATGAATTTCGAGATTCTCAAAATGAAAAACTCTAA